In Helianthus annuus cultivar XRQ/B chromosome 9, HanXRQr2.0-SUNRISE, whole genome shotgun sequence, the following are encoded in one genomic region:
- the LOC110878319 gene encoding protein rolling stone isoform X2, whose translation MVDPNDTTSLEYWMNLKFLLCSIWVFGSILIALFLIWRYEGSHHSKTYKETTRLERDWDLYDREAWMPCVKEIHPAWLLAFRILAFCLLFIASTADVVKAGTDLFYYYTQWTFTLVIFYFAFGSLLSAYGLFWQHKMLTVCSLDVDAQQAIYEPLNHEDLENASRQQGGSCFLQSAAFWGYIFQILFQITAGATMLTDSVYWLVIVPFLTINEYPMNFLTVLAHSLNLVFLLGETALNSLRFPWFRISYFIFLTAFYVIFNWIVHACVQTWWPYPFLDLSAQNAPLWYLIVALLHLPCYYIFALIVSIKYRVLARWFPESYQCLR comes from the exons ATGGTGGATCCTAATGATACTACTAGCCTAGAATACTGGATGAACTTAAAGTTCTTACTTTGTTCAATATGGGTGTTTGGCTCAATACTTATAGCATTGTTTCTAATTTGGAGATACGAAGGTTCACACCATTCAAAAACTTACAAAGAGACAACTCGGCTAGAAAGGGATTGGGATTTGTATGATCGTGAAGCATGGATGCCGTGTGTCAAGGAGATACACCCTGCTTGGTTGCTAGCTTTCCGAATCCTTGCGTTTTGTTTGCTTTTTATTGCTAGCACCGCTGATGTTGTTAAAGCTGGCACCgacttattttattattatactcA GTGGACCTTTACTCTGGTTATTTTTTATTTTGCG TTTGGGTCACTGCTTTCAGCGTATGGATTGTTTTGGCAGCATAAGATGCTTACTGTTTGTAGCTTAGATGTAGATGCACAGCAAGCAATTTATGAGCCTCTTAATCACGAAGATTTGGAGAATGCGTCACGTCAACAGGGAGGAAGTTGTTTCTTGCAAAGTGCTGCCTTTTGGGGCTATATATTTCAAATTCTTTTCCAG ATTACTGCTGGGGCAACGATGCTAACGGATTCTGTTTATTGGCTTGTGATCGTACCATTTCTTACCATTAATGAATATCCAATGAATTTT TTGACAGTTCTTGCACATTCACTTAATCTCGTTTTCCTTCTCGGGGAAACAGCCTTGAATAGCCTG CGTTTCCCATGGTTCAGAATTTCATACTTTATCTTCCTTACCGCCTTTTATGTGATCTTTAACTGGATTGTTCATGCCTGTGTCCAAACTTG GTGGCCATACCCGTTTCTTGACTTATCCGCGCAAAATGCTCCGTTATG GTACTTAATTGTTGCGTTATTGCATCTTCCATGCTACTATATCTTTGCACTTATTGTGAGTATCAAGTATCGGGTATTGGCTAGATGGTTTCCCGAGTCATATCAATGTTTGCGATAA
- the LOC118481767 gene encoding uncharacterized protein LOC118481767, with translation MIGTKIQSFVLAKTAREYEHLLKEKQCLFIRNPSLGENRQKVKYVHISTKINLNSNAIVSVCDEPVGTEWGFDFSPFSSVVEDPTDDNKSFKSPIDVIGFVVKSFPYDLKEDTKDGKQEKKLTFMLQDLEFVNPFFVY, from the exons ATGATA GGGACGAAAATTCAATCCTTTGTCTTAGCCAAGACGGCCAGAGAGTATGAACATTTGTTGAAGGAGAAGCAATGTTTGTTCATCCGTAATCCTTCATTAGGCGAGAATCGACAGAAAGTGAAGTATGTCCATATTTCGACGAAAATTAATCTAAACAGCAACGCAATAGTTTCGGTTTGTGATGAACCTGTTGGTACTGAGTGGGGATTCGACTTCTCTCCTTTTAGTTCTGTTGTTGAAGACCCGACTGACGACAATAAGTCCTTTAAAAGTCCAATTG ACGTAATTGGTTTTGTCGTTAAGAGTTTTCCTTATGATCTAAAAGAGGATACCAAAGACGGGAAACAAGAAAAGAAGCTAACATTCATGCTTCAGGATTTAGAGTTTGTTAATCCTTTTTTTGTCTACTAA
- the LOC110878319 gene encoding uncharacterized protein LOC110878319 isoform X1: protein MMVDPNDTTSLEYWMNLKFLLCSIWVFGSILIALFLIWRYEGSHHSKTYKETTRLERDWDLYDREAWMPCVKEIHPAWLLAFRILAFCLLFIASTADVVKAGTDLFYYYTQWTFTLVIFYFAFGSLLSAYGLFWQHKMLTVCSLDVDAQQAIYEPLNHEDLENASRQQGGSCFLQSAAFWGYIFQILFQITAGATMLTDSVYWLVIVPFLTINEYPMNFLTVLAHSLNLVFLLGETALNSLRFPWFRISYFIFLTAFYVIFNWIVHACVQTWWPYPFLDLSAQNAPLWYLIVALLHLPCYYIFALIVSIKYRVLARWFPESYQCLR from the exons AT GATGGTGGATCCTAATGATACTACTAGCCTAGAATACTGGATGAACTTAAAGTTCTTACTTTGTTCAATATGGGTGTTTGGCTCAATACTTATAGCATTGTTTCTAATTTGGAGATACGAAGGTTCACACCATTCAAAAACTTACAAAGAGACAACTCGGCTAGAAAGGGATTGGGATTTGTATGATCGTGAAGCATGGATGCCGTGTGTCAAGGAGATACACCCTGCTTGGTTGCTAGCTTTCCGAATCCTTGCGTTTTGTTTGCTTTTTATTGCTAGCACCGCTGATGTTGTTAAAGCTGGCACCgacttattttattattatactcA GTGGACCTTTACTCTGGTTATTTTTTATTTTGCG TTTGGGTCACTGCTTTCAGCGTATGGATTGTTTTGGCAGCATAAGATGCTTACTGTTTGTAGCTTAGATGTAGATGCACAGCAAGCAATTTATGAGCCTCTTAATCACGAAGATTTGGAGAATGCGTCACGTCAACAGGGAGGAAGTTGTTTCTTGCAAAGTGCTGCCTTTTGGGGCTATATATTTCAAATTCTTTTCCAG ATTACTGCTGGGGCAACGATGCTAACGGATTCTGTTTATTGGCTTGTGATCGTACCATTTCTTACCATTAATGAATATCCAATGAATTTT TTGACAGTTCTTGCACATTCACTTAATCTCGTTTTCCTTCTCGGGGAAACAGCCTTGAATAGCCTG CGTTTCCCATGGTTCAGAATTTCATACTTTATCTTCCTTACCGCCTTTTATGTGATCTTTAACTGGATTGTTCATGCCTGTGTCCAAACTTG GTGGCCATACCCGTTTCTTGACTTATCCGCGCAAAATGCTCCGTTATG GTACTTAATTGTTGCGTTATTGCATCTTCCATGCTACTATATCTTTGCACTTATTGTGAGTATCAAGTATCGGGTATTGGCTAGATGGTTTCCCGAGTCATATCAATGTTTGCGATAA